From Patescibacteria group bacterium, a single genomic window includes:
- a CDS encoding thioredoxin domain-containing protein, producing MVRLPYFITAAAVISLVFLAIAYLAWNSSRVSLLSNQTSTAINSTQTTLSKYDDPLITLVPKGDRSSNQKTSVFVSSSDPVLGSRDAKVYVILYGSLLDDTIHGYLQNIKELQESYGGDVAIVWKDNAISEADKTAAMVGHCANNYGMFWKYAAAVTAESDPKQVAQEQGVNEVELQDCLDTSGVSGQVQQSTGLASPLGATNSHTLFVNDVIYTEPISLENLKKNIDETLATF from the coding sequence ATGGTACGTTTACCTTACTTTATCACTGCCGCCGCCGTTATCAGCCTGGTTTTTTTAGCTATTGCGTATTTAGCCTGGAACTCAAGTCGAGTATCACTGCTATCTAATCAAACTAGTACGGCAATAAATTCAACTCAAACGACACTGTCTAAATATGATGATCCATTAATCACTCTTGTACCCAAAGGTGACCGGAGTAGTAACCAAAAAACCAGTGTGTTTGTGTCTAGCTCTGACCCGGTGTTAGGTAGTAGAGATGCTAAAGTGTATGTGATTCTCTACGGTAGTTTATTAGATGACACCATCCATGGTTATCTGCAAAACATTAAAGAGTTGCAAGAATCTTATGGTGGAGATGTCGCCATAGTTTGGAAAGATAATGCCATCAGCGAGGCCGATAAAACCGCCGCCATGGTTGGCCACTGTGCGAATAATTATGGTATGTTTTGGAAATATGCCGCCGCTGTCACAGCCGAGTCTGATCCTAAACAAGTGGCGCAAGAGCAAGGTGTGAACGAGGTTGAACTACAAGATTGTTTAGATACCAGCGGTGTTAGTGGACAGGTACAACAAAGCACCGGTTTAGCTTCACCTTTAGGGGCAACCAATAGCCACACTTTATTTGTAAATGATGTTATTTATACTGAACCCATCAGTTTAGAAAACTTGAAGAAAAACATCGATGAAACCCTGGCTACTTTTTAG
- a CDS encoding DUF87 domain-containing protein gives MIDLKQAAAASQTKPTTSALKPKTREELAIERQQRQEETMATREVLEVAKAYEQGVRSILDLISPAALAVKPRYIDLGNRFVSTMFVVTYPRYIGVGWFAPIVTMNVPLDISMYFYPVKAPVILKQLKKKVGTLEAELISDAEKGAPRDPMKETALKDIEQLRDSLTQGTEKFFQFALYVSVYADTEKELEDLMEKLDAEFGSKLVVAKRVFYQAEQGFNSTMPLGNDELQIYFNMNSSPCASSFPFISADLSSDNGILYGINRHNNSLILFDRFQLQNANAVVFATSGAGKSYTVKLEVLRSLMMGIDVIIIDPENEYKFLSDAVGGTFMNISLNSEAKINPFDLPRAVGGADRPADIIRSAVITIKGLLRIMLGRITPEEDSILDRALIETYAKKDITADADLSKIEPPVLKDFQSILEGFEGSHDLVLRLKKYTEGTFAGLFESPTNIDVNNQLVVFSVRDLEDELRPIGVYTIVNYIWNIVRSKLKKRILVIDEAWWLMQNEDSAKFIFALVKRCRKYYLGVTTITQDVNDFLLSPYGRAIVTNSSMQILLKQSPASIDNVQKTFLLTDGEKYLLLEGNVGEGIFFAGPRHVAIKVVASYTEDQVITSDPKQLLEIESSKQEFADQMEQPQA, from the coding sequence ATGATTGATCTCAAACAAGCGGCCGCCGCCAGTCAAACTAAACCAACCACTTCCGCTCTCAAGCCAAAAACTAGAGAAGAGTTAGCTATCGAACGCCAACAGCGCCAAGAAGAAACCATGGCCACGCGTGAGGTGTTGGAAGTAGCCAAAGCTTATGAGCAAGGGGTGCGGTCAATTTTAGATTTAATTTCTCCAGCGGCATTAGCAGTTAAGCCTCGTTATATAGATTTAGGGAATCGCTTTGTCTCAACCATGTTTGTGGTGACTTATCCGCGTTATATTGGTGTGGGTTGGTTTGCGCCGATTGTGACCATGAATGTGCCATTGGATATCTCGATGTATTTTTACCCAGTAAAAGCACCGGTGATATTAAAACAACTAAAGAAAAAAGTTGGTACCCTGGAAGCGGAGTTGATTTCTGATGCCGAAAAAGGCGCCCCGCGTGACCCGATGAAAGAAACGGCGCTAAAAGATATTGAACAACTGCGCGATAGTTTAACCCAAGGCACTGAGAAATTTTTCCAATTTGCCCTGTATGTTAGTGTCTATGCCGATACTGAAAAAGAGCTAGAAGATTTAATGGAAAAACTCGACGCTGAGTTTGGCTCAAAATTAGTGGTGGCCAAACGGGTGTTTTACCAAGCCGAACAGGGTTTTAATTCTACCATGCCATTAGGCAATGATGAATTACAGATTTATTTCAACATGAACTCATCACCCTGTGCCTCATCTTTCCCGTTTATTTCGGCTGATTTGAGTAGTGATAATGGTATTTTATACGGGATTAACCGACATAATAATAGTTTAATTTTGTTTGATCGCTTTCAATTACAAAATGCCAATGCGGTAGTGTTTGCTACCTCCGGCGCTGGTAAAAGTTACACGGTTAAACTGGAAGTGCTACGCAGTTTAATGATGGGCATTGATGTGATTATTATTGACCCTGAAAATGAGTATAAATTTTTGTCTGATGCCGTGGGTGGTACTTTCATGAACATCTCCTTAAATTCTGAGGCAAAAATTAACCCCTTCGATTTACCGCGGGCTGTTGGTGGAGCCGATCGCCCCGCCGATATTATCCGGTCAGCGGTTATTACCATTAAGGGGTTATTACGTATCATGTTAGGTCGCATCACACCGGAAGAAGATTCTATTTTGGATCGCGCCTTAATTGAAACGTATGCTAAAAAGGATATTACGGCCGATGCTGATTTATCCAAAATTGAACCGCCAGTGTTAAAAGATTTTCAAAGTATTTTAGAAGGCTTTGAAGGCAGCCATGATTTAGTATTGCGGTTAAAGAAATACACGGAAGGGACATTTGCCGGATTGTTTGAAAGCCCAACTAACATTGATGTTAATAATCAACTGGTAGTATTTTCGGTGCGTGATTTAGAAGATGAGTTACGCCCAATTGGTGTTTATACCATTGTGAACTACATCTGGAATATTGTGCGCTCTAAATTAAAGAAAAGAATTTTGGTAATTGATGAAGCTTGGTGGTTAATGCAGAATGAAGATTCAGCCAAGTTTATTTTTGCCTTAGTCAAACGCTGTCGTAAATATTATTTAGGTGTCACTACTATTACCCAAGACGTTAACGATTTTTTGCTATCACCGTATGGTCGCGCTATCGTCACGAACTCATCCATGCAGATATTATTAAAACAATCACCCGCGTCGATTGATAATGTGCAAAAAACTTTCTTGTTAACGGATGGTGAGAAATATCTATTACTAGAAGGTAATGTGGGGGAGGGGATCTTTTTTGCCGGGCCACGCCATGTAGCTATAAAAGTGGTAGCATCGTATACTGAAGATCAAGTGATTACCTCTGACCCTAAACAATTATTAGAGATTGAGTCGTCTAAGCAAGAATTTGCTGATCAAATGGAACAACCGCAAGCATAA